The window TATTACCCCGAAGGCTATCATGAGGTTATCGAAAAGGAAATTGTCGGTACGGCTTTTGCCTACCCGGACTACTTTCAGGGTTGGATCGAAACCCTGCGAGATGTCACGCGGCTCAGCAATGGTATTAAACTAAACCTTGATAACTTATTAACCGAAGTAGTTTTTTCTGAATTTATCCGCCTGGAAATATTTCGGCTCAAGTTCCCATCCGTTTATGAAGCCTTTTATCGCCGATCGTCCGCCTTCCTGCATATTGATGACAAACATAACGGCACCGAGGGTTATCAGCTTAAAAAAAATGACAGTAATGGCGCTAAACCGCCAACTTTAACGAAAGCGCATACAGCGTTCGAAGCTTTCCTGCAACAAAATGCCTCCCGCTTGTCTGTGGAGGAATACGAAATTCCGCAAATTGTCGCGCTTATCGACGGACTGTTCGGCGTCAATACTTTGACTGCCCGGTTTCGCAGCCATCTTTCCGTAGTCCATCCCAGCCGTTTCGAGCTGTATTTCTCTTACAGTATGTTGGAAGGCAAGCTTTCGGAAGATGATTTTTTAAAGGCGATTAACGGGACATTTGCAGAATTGAAAAAGCAGATTGACGAATGGAACAAGGAAAATTTGAACTTCGAGGTGCTCCGCAGGTTTTTACAACTCAAGTCTTTTAAAGATCGTCATCAATTCGAGACGGTAGTAGAAGGGATCTTTTATTTTGCCCGGCAACCGGACAATAACAGCCAATATGGCTTCGAACATCGTCAGCTTGCCGAACTGCTTAGTGATTACAAAAAGCGGATTTCGAAGGGCTTTTACGACGACAGACACGAAGACTATGCCGCCTTTCTGTACCGCATGTTTGCCGGCGCAACGTCTCCCTACACATTTGACGCCACATTCCTGGAGCACCTGAACAAGAGCTTTGACGAATCAATTTCATTCCCGATTCCGAAGCCTGAACGCCTAAAAATGGTGCTGAAGTTATTTTACAGCTATGTCAGCCAGTTTAAAGCCTGGGATTATCAGCTTTGGAATTTGTACCATGCGTGTTCTTACAAGGAATGGACGCCTACAGGGGGCGGTGCGTATCGAAGCGAAACTATTTATCCCGATGAGGCTAATCAAGTCATGATAGCCACCATTGCCAAGCATATTGACACTTTCCTCCCGGTTATTGTAGATTTTCCGCCTTTCGTGGACGACCGCATGTTCATCAGCGGTGTCATTCCAACCATCTTTGGCAGTTTCGATGCGTTCGGTGATTTTCTCGACAAGTATGATGGGCCTGACAGCGCGGTTATAGCCGAGTTTGGCCAATTTTACCAGGAACTGTCCAAAGAGAATTTTAAAAATGCCGTGCCATTCGATTTCAAAACCATCAAGGTTTCACCCCGTGGCCAAATAACGTAATGATTAGTAATTCGCCTGTGTAAGCATTTCCTCCTGTTCGAAAAGCGATAACCGGTTGTTTACCAAATTCCCGCGTGGTATACCATGTTGTCATCGTTCAATAAAAGCGCTTCCAGGATCACTGCTCCAAGTGTCTGCGTGAACCCGGTTTCCGGCAAACTGTTCAATACATTATTTTCTAAATAGCCCAGCAACTGATCGCCGCCATTAAAAAGGATGAAGATCAATTCCTGCTTATCCGGATAATTCCGGGGCATCGAAGGTGAGCTGCTTATCTTAACGACGTACGTATAGCCCTCGTAACTCGACCGGTCCAGGTTTTCGATAAAGAGGTCGTCAGGTGCCGAGGAAATTTCGAGCCTGATCTCTAAGTTATCGTTCTGGTAAGTAAACCCTACCGTTTTGTCAATTGCATTCATGTTGAATTAAGCCTGCTCTATTTGCATATAAAGTTAAAAATAGTGTCCATCATTTTAGTAAATTTAAAGTTGTTAAATTTTTATTCAATGGATGATGTATACGCGCAACTCAGCAAAGCCTTCTGCAATTTTTCAAAAGACAGCATTATTCTCCTGTTGAGTTCATTGAACGTTTTTCCTGAAAATCATTCGCAGCGTATACGCATAACAACAGCTTTACAAGCTGCTATCAGGATGGAAGCCGGCGACCAGGCAGCGAGAATTTCCCCGGCACAGCTGGCTGAAGTTTTAGAACGGGTTTTCATACCGGGAACTGACGCATGGAATATCGAAGATCCGCAGGAAATTTTATTTACCGAGTTGTTCCTCTTCCATGGGGGAAACTTTATAATATTCCCGGAAGTGTTCGCAGATAGCCATAACGGATTGAGAAATCTGGTCGATACCATATTCATGACCGAAAATAAATTTCCCAAAGCGTTTAAAGAGGAAGTGTTTTTCGCGGTGAGCGCGCTTTTAATCATGAGTGACCAGGTAGCTGCAAGAATGGATTATCGGAGGAATTCGACAAGCCCGGAACGGCATCACGAACCCGTATTTTTTCCTTCAAGGCAACAACAGGAAGCAGGCCTGGCTGCTGTACAATTTTTATACGATGATATATTAAAGCCCGATCTAAACGACATAGCGATCCGGAAGGCCATCATCGATACGTTCACATGTAAGGCCAATTCCCCATTTATCGCTACCGATGATCATATGAATAGCCCGGTCGCCACGCGGCCACTGTACCAAATAGGTAATCAATTGATCATCATTAACTTACAGGGGATTGCAGCAGCCTTAGTACATTTTATAGTCAAAAAGATTCTCCAATACAAAATATTGGATAGTTTTCTGGCGGAATACAAACGAGTGCTCAAAGAACGTGTCAGGAATTTGATCAGGAGGATTGATTTTGATGAAATCGAAAATGTGCCTGCAGTATCAAGTGGACACCCCCTGTTTGAACTCGAGCTGCTTTATAAATTCGATGAGGATAAACTTGCCTGGATCACCATTATTCCCGATCTTTTTAAATCCTATAACACAGAAATATTCTTTACGAAAGAAAATCATTTTATTCCAGCCGAAGTATTGTTAAAGAGAAAAGAGGCTATCAGCGAGTATCTGTTAAATCATTACCCGAACCATGAGGTTTTATATCTCGACGTTTATGCTCCGGTAGGAAGGGAGTTCGCCATTGCCCTCCGGCAGGCCGCGCATAAGATAGTCGCCTTGACGTTCTCAGACCTCCGTTATGTGACGCTTCGGGATTCCGGGTCAGACGGTTTACGGTTCTGGCACTACTTTCGCGCGCGAGAGGACTACGCCCTGCATGGCGAGATCCGATCATTTAGCTTTTTGGACTCCTATGCATATTTCAAGCTCCATGAGGACAGCTTTTATCTGACAGATGAGCACCGGTACCCTTCGGTTTGGATCGATATCGGTTTGGCCAACGACTTCAGAAAAGAGGCTCAGGACAAAACCGATATCCATTTGGTACCTTTAGCGAACGCCCTGGTCGAAGTAGAAAAGCGATTTTCTCACCGGGAAATAAATATCTATCTCCCAAACGAAAGCAATCTTTTGCCCAGACAATATGTAGAAAACGACCACGTTTCTTTCTGGGTACATGTGCAGTTCTCTAAACGCAGTAACCCGGTTATCCGTCAAACAGCCTGGATGCTCATGGAATCAGTTGCTTATTGGTTGTGGGAAATTGGTGAAGAGCTGCAGCGCCCGTTCGTAAATGAAAATCGAATAATTATACACTATGAGCTGATCCTTAAAGATGAGGAGAAATACGCCGGGTATACCTTTGATGAAGCCTGGGATCCGGAAACAGTTTTGCCACTTTTTTCCGCAATGGCAAAGCCGCAGCTCATCGAGATAATTGTGCCTTTTGAACTCGCTTATCTGGTCAATGGCATGAACAACAACAATGATCGGGTTATTTTAAGATGGCTGATTACAGGCTACAATCATTGTCTTTCTTCCCGCGGTTTGGAACAACTTTTGAACGCAGATGAAATCATCGAAAAATATGCGCCGAAGGGAAAGAAAACCATGATGATGGGATTTGACACCCTGAAAAATCCCATGCTGCATGCCCATCAACTTCCTGAGCCCCGTTTCGTTGCGGATTTTGAGATTCAATCCATCCTCAATGATCTTGGGCTTAACGCTGCACCCGGGTATCCGGTAGGAGACTTGGTTACCGTACGGGAGAAAAATAAATTGTCCAATGCTATCGTCGCCTATCATTTTAATGCTCTAAAGGAAATGATTAACAACTTTCCGAGCCAATCGTTATTACATTACCTGCTCGCCATGAACGAGTCCCTTTGGCGCCTTAAACATATGACAGGACAAAAGATAACATCGAGACTGGCCTGTTTTTCACGAGTACCGTCGATGCGGCAAGAGATTATTGACGAAAACCTGGAGATTGAAGAGGCCACGCTGGCACTTCGTTGTCTGATTGAGATCGTGGTCGCTATCCCACCATCGGGCAATAAGATGGTTAACAACAAGGATTATGATCGGATGTTGGCGCTCACTAAAGAAATCATTGTTTGGGGCACTATCAGCGATGAGCTCAATTTTGGGGTCAACGAGCTGGATCTTGGTGTCTTACCGTCGGGACGCGTAGGCTCAGGAAAAAAATTCCTTAATGAATCCATCCGCCCTTATAATGTTGCGAAAAAGAATGAGGCGATAGACGAACGTGTATCGAAAGAGGAGATGCAGGCAGTTGGCACGTCTCCTGTAAAAGAAAAGAGAGACAACAGCACGAGAGAACATGCTTTTGAAGCAGAATTCGGATTCAATTGGTCGACGTATCTTGATATGCTGATGACCTTGGTTGATCAGGGATTTGAGACACCAGATGGGGTTGTGGTACGCAGCAGAGCGTCAATAATTCGCCTGATACAGGAAAGATACCCGCTAAAAGAAGAACTTATCGATTCATTTCTGCAACAGTTCAGCCTTTCAACACGCGGAACATGGGAGACCCTGCCGGACGGCTACCGCATAACCGATATTTATCCCTGGAGATATACAAGAAGTTTATCGCTCATGCGCAAGCCGATTATGGAGATAGTCATCGGGGGGCAAAACTTATTTTATTGGGGAATGCGCCAGGCGTTGCTCTCTTACCAGTACCTGGATGATATCATTTCGGATGGCCGTTATAACGCCCGGAGTGCTGCAATGAAGTCTTATATCAGTACGCTGCTTCATGAAAAAGGGAAACGGTTTACGAGAGCGGTTTTCGCGTGGCTTACTGAAGTTACCGCAGCTGATCACTACATCATTGACCGTGAGGTAAAGATTGACGAAAGGGGCAAGCTTCAAGCGGATAAGAATTACGGAGATATCGATATTCTCATTATCGATTTGAATTTAAAAAAAATCATTTCTGTTGAATGTAAACATGTCACCCCCGCCAGGATCACCAGTGAATTTGCGTCGGAACTGAAAAAGTTCGAATCAGAATGGATTGGCAAGCATTTAAAGCGGCATAAATGGCTGGTTGCTAACCTCGCTGAAATAGTGAGTGTGTATAAATTAATCAACATAGCTGATTATCAGATCAAGTCGATCTTTTTGACCAGTGAGAAAATCCCTTTTCCATTCATTACAAAAAATTATAAGGGACTTCCGTTTTACGATTTTCAAGAGTGGAAACGAAATCCGAATTCGCTAAGTTCATTATAATTGCTTTATAACTACAAAATCAAAACGCAGCGAATATTTTCATGATTGAAGAGCCATGCGGGGGGCGATTCTTAAAATAATGCTGACTAACGACGTCAGCACACCGAAAAGGATCTTCAGGAGTTTCCGGACGTATTTCGACCTTTCCCTAATCGAATTCAATCCCAACCAAAAAGCGGAGTGAGTAAAAATTATTTTCTCACGTTGCGTTGTGAATGCTGAAAACATAAATCCAAGAAATAAATGTTACTTTTGAAATACTACAATAGGTACAAGTTGCATAATCTAGGGGCCGGAAAAAATGTCAAACATTTTGTTACTGATTTGTATCTTGGATGTTTTAATTGATTGATAATCAGTGTGTCATTACTTTCTGTATCGGCAAGTAAGCTGTAAAAAAAATAAATTCAATCTATCTTTAGGGTTCTTAATTGCAGCAAATTACCTGATTTTTTGTCGGCTTCTTATTTTGTGATGATGATTGATTTTTTTTAATCATCACGAAGAACGATTTTATTTTTTTTATTAATTATTGGTTGGTAATCAATAATATATATGAATATGCTGTTATTGGTTAGCGGTATGCTATAAATAGATTTTTTAAATCATGTGATATATTTCGCATAACGCCCGGAAACAAAAATGTTTATATTGGTATGTTATTTGGGTAAGCATGTTCGCCACCAACTCGTTAACTACTTAACTTTCAAAAAATAAATTCAATGGGTCATCAGTTACCAGCCCTTGCCCAACAAGCAGGCAGAAAGGCGAATATCCCAAAAAACTGCTGGCTAACGGTGGCTGTCAATTGCAAATATTTTACAATCCTGTTAGCAATTTTAATGCTGATTTTGCCAGGATTTTGCCCCGCCCAGGAGCTAAAGCAGCAATTGTATACGCAATCAGTTCATCACCAGCCTGACACATCGCGTATTAAGGCTTTATATCAATTGGGCCTTTACTATTTATCGCATTATAATCAAAAAAATCATTTAGATAGTGCGCAGTTTTATTTGAACAAAGCACTCCTGATGGCTACAGCGGCACACCGAAGCACCGAGGTAAACAGGTGTAATTTGCAATTGGGCAATGTGTACCTGGCACGCAATAACCTGCCTTTTGCCGAAAGATACTACACGCTTGTGGCGCAGGCACATGAAGCAAAGCTGGAAACTGCTAAGCAGGCGCAAACGTGGTTGGAATTCGGCGAGAATGTGTTAAATAAAATGACAGATACCGGAAAAAGAAATCCTGAGTTGGCAGCCGAAATAGCCGAAAAATACTATAACCGAGGTATAAGATTGCTGGAAACCACCGGGGATACCGGCGCTCTTGTTGAAAGGGGAATTATTATAGCCACGTTTTTTAGTGCCCGCGGTTATAATCGGTATTACAGGAAAAGGTCTATAGATATCATTAAAAAATTTGAAACCTCCAGCTTTGCCCAGATTAATGCGCTGTGTGCAAATTTATCACAGATTTATAGGGATGAGGGCAATAACAACATGTCGCTCTTTTATTTACTGAAAGCGATGAACCGTATGGACCGGTTACGAGATACAGTTAATAAAGATGTGCTATATGGCGAACTGGCACTGATTTATGACGAACTGGGACAAGTAGACGAAAGCATACAATGGTATAAAAAAACATTGGCGCTACGGGAAAATATACCCAACACATCACCGGCGGGCTTATACCGGACGGCTGGTTTTTTGGCGCTTAACCTCAACAAACGGGGGCGCAGTGCCGAAGGGCTCAGCTACATCATAGATCTGGAAAAAAGGTACCCACCAAAAGACGATGACGTGAGAGGTATGGCCGCCCAGGTAAAGGCATATTGTTATGATGGGCTTATGCAGTATAAGTTAGCCGAAAAATACTACCTGGTAATGATGATGTATTACAGGAACTCGCGTACCGGTTACCTGCGAGAGATAGGTACGTATGATATTGCCAATTTTTATGTACAACAAAAAAAATACAGCAAGGCGGCTTATTACCTGAAAGATTTGAACGAGGGGAATTTTAATTTATCCCGCGAAAGGAATATCAATTTAATGCGTTTTAAAATAGATTCTGCTGCTGGGAAACCCTGGTCTGCTATCAAGTATTTTCAGCAGTATAAACGGTTGAACGATTCGATCTTTAATGCCACAAAAAGCGGACAAATAGAAGAATTGCAAATAAAATACGCCACCGATCAGAAAGAGAGCGACCTTGTATCCGTTACAAAAGACCGGCAGTTACAGTATGAAAAGGCGAACCATGCCACCAACTCACGCAATATTACATTGATAGGTATTGGTGTGCTTTTAATTGTTGTAGGCTTACTTTACAATAGCCATCGCATAAACCAAAAAAAAACTATTGAGATAGATCGTAAGAATAAAGAACTGAACCAATTGGTGAGCGAAAAAGATAGTTTATTGGAAGAAAAAGAATGGCTGATAAAAGAGGTTCATCACCGGGTGAAAAACAACCTGCAAATAGTAATGAGCTTGCTTCAGCGGCAATCGTCGTTTATCAATAATAAAGAAGCGCTGGCAGCTATTCGCAATAGCGAACATCGCATGCATTCAATAGCCCTTATACACCAAAAGTTGTATCAGTCAGATAGTTTAATGCTGGTAAACATGATTGATTACATAAACGATATGGTTGGGTACCTGCAGGAATGCTTTGATTTGGGCAACCGCATCAGGTTTGAGAAATTAGTTGCCGATATCAACTTTGAAGTAAATATTGCCGTACCTATGGGCCTTATTCTGAACGAAGCTATTACCAATTCAATTAAATATGCTTTTAACGGTCATCGGGATGGTTATATACGGGTGGCCCTTGAGCAAACCGGGGAAAACGATTATTTATTGGAAATAGCCGACAATGGCCGGGGCCTTGCCGTTGACATTGACCTGGAGAAAATGAATTCGATGGGGTTTAATCTCATGCGGGGTTTAAGCAAACAGCTTGGTGGAAAATTATCGGTGTCAAATGCTCATGGGCTGGTTATAAAAATAGCATTTCATACACGCTAAAATTATAAAACAACACTTATTAAAACAACGATATATCGTTGTTTTGCAGCTAAATATCGCTGCCATCGTTACACGGTAACATATTTTACGTAGGCCGCAAAATAAAAATACATCTCAATTTGTAATTGTGTTTGCTAATAAAAATCTGGCGGCTATTACGCTAAGTTGTGGCAGGGTTTATGAATAAGCATTCCCCTCAGTTATAACCTGCCGCCGGAACGGCAATAATTATCGAGGTAATGGATTTTAAATTTTAAATGACAGCCAGGTTTAATTGCAGATCCGGGAAACTTCATCAACAAGTTGCCGGATGCAGAAGCAATTGGCTATTAACAATAAATTATGCTTAAAGCGACGGTTCTTCTGTCATTATTTATTGCTGCAACCTATCCAAGCTTTTCCCAAACGGCGCCTAAGGATAAGGTAAGCAACCTGCTTGCCCAATTACAAACGGCCAGGCCGGATACCAATCAGCTAAACATTCTTCACCAACTTGGAAGCTATTACCTTGAGCGGCACTTCAGGTTAAACAAGCCCGATCTTGACAGCGCTTTTGTTTTTTTTAAAAGGGAGAACAGCTTAAGCACAAAGTTGCATGTGGAGGCTGGTTCCGGCCGCTTAGAAAGCCTGTGCAGTTTAGGTACAGTTTACCTCTCGAAGAATATGCTCGACAGCGGAAAGGCATGTTTTATGCAGGTAGTAGATTTTTATAAAAAAAAGGGCAACAAACAACAGGAAGCTGATATATGGGAAAGGTTTGGTAAAACAACCGAATTGGCAAACTGGCCCCTTGTGCCCGCAAATTTGGCAACAGAAGTAATTGGGGCGTACAACAACGCTATTGCTTTATTTATAGCTACCAATGACAGGCAGCGTGAAATTATGGCCAGGTACAACCTTGCCCACGGGCATTTTAAACTCGGCCTTATATATTTGGCCGAAAAAGATTGCATACAAGCCATTGAGAAATACGGGAATAGCTCATTTAGCAATATGGAAGCTATTTATTTTATCCTGGCCCATATCCACAGGTATCGTGGCAATATGAATAAAGCGCTTTTTTATATCTTAGAAAGTATAAGGTGGATAGATAAAAGTCGCGATACCACCAACCTGCCGGCAAAGCAAGCTGTACTTTTTGGCGAGTTGGCCGAAGTATACGATGCACTCGGGCAAACCGATAACAGTATTACCTGGTATAAAAAAACGCTGGCCCTGCGCGAAAACCTTCCTTTACCGCTTCAGCAAAA is drawn from Mucilaginibacter ginsenosidivorax and contains these coding sequences:
- a CDS encoding KAP family P-loop NTPase fold protein produces the protein MNNKSSIKNNNRIVRVRKVLTDKMVLSYGLPIALLILFHKPIEEMVSLAIVTPILSKVGSTATNNVIFWLVAAYILLLFFSRTVSFVASRKAFVLQLIICLIYLHYRIDQNIWVLHPLRGYIHLYYTDLILEITLLNALLLGKQSFLKKPVIKAANGFDDDRSLGKDRLDLLGYEPYVRSVASRIKQSRPETAIAIGINGRWGSGKTSFFDLLKRNMAEEPIIVINFDPWNSISPKAIIQDFFDTVQRGIRPYHSQLPALLDIYTDKLLNLHSEGWGKFAKELKSLVAPERSLNDLHEQINKEIKAIDRKIIIYIDDLDRLDKEEIAEVIRLIRNTASFSNTFFIVAYDRDYVLTAIKAMNAFNHNHFLEKIFQIEVNLPYFHPSVIQRKLADLLKAYYPEGYHEVIEKEIVGTAFAYPDYFQGWIETLRDVTRLSNGIKLNLDNLLTEVVFSEFIRLEIFRLKFPSVYEAFYRRSSAFLHIDDKHNGTEGYQLKKNDSNGAKPPTLTKAHTAFEAFLQQNASRLSVEEYEIPQIVALIDGLFGVNTLTARFRSHLSVVHPSRFELYFSYSMLEGKLSEDDFLKAINGTFAELKKQIDEWNKENLNFEVLRRFLQLKSFKDRHQFETVVEGIFYFARQPDNNSQYGFEHRQLAELLSDYKKRISKGFYDDRHEDYAAFLYRMFAGATSPYTFDATFLEHLNKSFDESISFPIPKPERLKMVLKLFYSYVSQFKAWDYQLWNLYHACSYKEWTPTGGGAYRSETIYPDEANQVMIATIAKHIDTFLPVIVDFPPFVDDRMFISGVIPTIFGSFDAFGDFLDKYDGPDSAVIAEFGQFYQELSKENFKNAVPFDFKTIKVSPRGQIT
- a CDS encoding sensor histidine kinase; amino-acid sequence: MLILPGFCPAQELKQQLYTQSVHHQPDTSRIKALYQLGLYYLSHYNQKNHLDSAQFYLNKALLMATAAHRSTEVNRCNLQLGNVYLARNNLPFAERYYTLVAQAHEAKLETAKQAQTWLEFGENVLNKMTDTGKRNPELAAEIAEKYYNRGIRLLETTGDTGALVERGIIIATFFSARGYNRYYRKRSIDIIKKFETSSFAQINALCANLSQIYRDEGNNNMSLFYLLKAMNRMDRLRDTVNKDVLYGELALIYDELGQVDESIQWYKKTLALRENIPNTSPAGLYRTAGFLALNLNKRGRSAEGLSYIIDLEKRYPPKDDDVRGMAAQVKAYCYDGLMQYKLAEKYYLVMMMYYRNSRTGYLREIGTYDIANFYVQQKKYSKAAYYLKDLNEGNFNLSRERNINLMRFKIDSAAGKPWSAIKYFQQYKRLNDSIFNATKSGQIEELQIKYATDQKESDLVSVTKDRQLQYEKANHATNSRNITLIGIGVLLIVVGLLYNSHRINQKKTIEIDRKNKELNQLVSEKDSLLEEKEWLIKEVHHRVKNNLQIVMSLLQRQSSFINNKEALAAIRNSEHRMHSIALIHQKLYQSDSLMLVNMIDYINDMVGYLQECFDLGNRIRFEKLVADINFEVNIAVPMGLILNEAITNSIKYAFNGHRDGYIRVALEQTGENDYLLEIADNGRGLAVDIDLEKMNSMGFNLMRGLSKQLGGKLSVSNAHGLVIKIAFHTR